One window of the Streptococcus parasanguinis ATCC 15912 genome contains the following:
- a CDS encoding C69 family dipeptidase, whose protein sequence is MKKWLLKLSLVVMTLLLLPIQAVQACCGFIIGRQLTKDGTTLFGRTEDYPYYPNGGKHNKNFVVVDAKNYKEGDQLEDESNGFTYPHAASEMKYTATYDSARGDGSNGAFGEHGFNEAGVSMTSTVTAIPNKKVLKTDPLTENGIPEAAMLDVVLPRVKSAREGVEFLAKVIEEKGSAEGNVVVFADQKETWYMEILSGHQYVAVKVPEDKYAVFANTYYLGHVDLNDKENVIASKDVEKVAKESGNYKTDKDGNFHIAKSYGPDKYAEGDRSRTYAGITLLDPKSKVTYEDDEYELFRSPTDPNKKFTLEDAFAFQRNRFEHLNGRFVPDDQIGVKKQGDNGSNDTVRKDQYKYALGNENVIDAHVYQINPNLPKSFGGTLWLGMGPSRNTPYVPFYGNVKDTYKAFKPQTATYDPNSWYWTVWHIDNMAINNQDIFGKTVQDHWKALEKQLIIEQEASDAKYKALKDNPEAAKAVEDEVTANALALSKKMFEHFKSYEADMHARLVEAGRKDDPYRASLPDNYKDPEPEKPVQPEKPVEPEKPVQPEKPVQPEKTQPIQTKVNEEGNPNNRFGYAATKDKESYVSTKVETFVKPEAKAQDPSEAVSAGNGGNENNRFGSSFAKATVETFPNTNYSYNVHP, encoded by the coding sequence AATGGTTGTTAAAACTCTCATTGGTAGTGATGACGCTTTTGCTCCTACCGATTCAAGCTGTTCAAGCCTGTTGTGGTTTTATCATTGGTCGCCAATTGACCAAGGATGGGACCACTCTCTTTGGTCGGACAGAAGACTACCCTTACTATCCAAATGGTGGAAAGCACAACAAAAACTTTGTGGTTGTTGATGCGAAGAACTATAAGGAAGGGGATCAACTGGAAGACGAATCCAATGGTTTTACCTATCCACATGCTGCTAGTGAAATGAAATACACAGCGACTTATGACTCTGCTCGTGGAGATGGTAGTAACGGTGCCTTTGGTGAACACGGATTTAACGAAGCCGGCGTCTCTATGACATCAACTGTTACAGCAATTCCAAACAAAAAAGTCTTGAAGACCGACCCATTGACAGAAAACGGAATTCCAGAAGCTGCTATGTTGGACGTGGTTTTACCGCGCGTTAAGTCTGCTCGTGAAGGGGTTGAATTCCTAGCTAAAGTCATTGAAGAAAAAGGATCAGCAGAAGGGAATGTTGTCGTTTTTGCAGACCAAAAAGAAACTTGGTATATGGAAATTCTTTCTGGTCACCAATATGTAGCGGTAAAAGTCCCAGAAGACAAATATGCAGTCTTTGCAAATACCTATTACCTTGGTCATGTTGATTTAAATGACAAGGAAAATGTGATCGCTTCGAAAGATGTTGAAAAAGTAGCCAAAGAATCTGGTAACTACAAGACAGACAAAGATGGCAACTTCCATATTGCAAAATCTTATGGACCAGATAAATATGCTGAAGGGGACCGTTCACGTACTTATGCAGGAATCACCCTTTTGGATCCAAAATCGAAAGTGACCTATGAAGATGATGAGTATGAACTCTTCCGCTCACCAACAGATCCTAACAAGAAATTTACTTTGGAAGATGCTTTTGCTTTCCAACGGAACCGTTTTGAACATTTGAATGGTCGTTTTGTACCAGATGATCAAATTGGTGTCAAGAAACAAGGAGACAATGGTAGTAACGATACTGTTCGGAAAGACCAATACAAGTATGCTTTAGGAAATGAAAACGTCATCGATGCCCATGTCTACCAAATCAATCCAAACCTTCCAAAATCATTTGGTGGTACTTTATGGCTTGGTATGGGACCATCTCGGAACACTCCGTATGTTCCATTTTATGGAAATGTAAAAGATACCTATAAGGCTTTTAAACCTCAAACTGCTACCTATGATCCGAATTCATGGTATTGGACAGTATGGCATATTGACAACATGGCGATCAATAATCAAGATATCTTTGGTAAAACTGTTCAAGATCACTGGAAAGCATTGGAAAAACAATTGATTATTGAACAAGAAGCTAGTGATGCGAAATATAAAGCTCTGAAAGACAATCCAGAAGCTGCTAAAGCAGTAGAAGATGAAGTTACAGCAAATGCTCTTGCACTATCTAAGAAGATGTTTGAACACTTCAAATCTTATGAAGCAGACATGCATGCTCGTTTAGTTGAAGCTGGACGCAAGGATGACCCATATCGTGCATCATTGCCAGATAATTACAAAGATCCAGAACCTGAAAAACCAGTTCAACCTGAAAAACCAGTAGAACCTGAGAAACCAGTTCAACCTGAAAAACCAGTACAGCCAGAAAAAACTCAGCCAATTCAAACCAAAGTCAATGAAGAAGGCAATCCAAATAACCGCTTCGGTTATGCAGCTACAAAAGATAAGGAATCTTATGTTTCTACTAAAGTTGAAACATTTGTGAAACCAGAAGCAAAAGCTCAAGATCCATCCGAAGCAGTTTCAGCTGGTAATGGTGGCAATGAGAACAATCGTTTTGGTTCATCTTTCGCAAAAGCAACTGTTGAAACTTTCCCAAATA